The Styela clava chromosome 13, kaStyClav1.hap1.2, whole genome shotgun sequence genome has a window encoding:
- the LOC120328223 gene encoding uncharacterized protein LOC120328223, with protein sequence MASQSLYHIFTDILINLNCRGGKIANMKTSLVIAVLVFVCCTLGQALLWGDDGGGKKQKIRDCKWVAWSGSKCFHIGNGVYKIKQTRRKIPAKNGGAACKGSNKREIDCTPVEYTASAFFDSFTAGTDDGSTVRRTGTNLVKRPDGKVTCQENSHTDPSGTLRMMGKTCGSSRKRRETGERVKRSNPILSDKHRDVLFLVDESGSVNENNFKREMKMAKALTEKLCGSIAVGKHTTRVGVMTFDKENHVHLGFDELFERHQVLNHMKDITYNSKTAGRTCLTDALDYSLKSVIVPGRGARNKVPGTERVVVLITDGCANCRNQNSLPNALNKMRIKFEKEKIPFITFFIGSNTNCVRIMAGLADGSRCYQVFRATTWQEFDAMIEHIEKRDCMDGWEIGPSCPA encoded by the exons atggcatcccaatctctttatcatatttttacagATATTCTTATTAATTTAAACTGTAGAGGTGGGAAAATTGCAAACATGAAAACATCATTGGTTATAGCTGTTCTGGTTTTTGTATGCTGTACCCTGGGACAGGCACTTCTTTGGGGAGACGATGGTGggggaaaaaaacaaaaaataagag ACTGCAAATGGGTCGCATGGTCAGGTTCGAAATGCTTTCACATAGGCAACGGTGtgtacaaaataaaacagacgCGAAGAAAGATTCCAGCCAAGAACGGAGGCGCTGCTTGTAAAGGAAGCAACAAGCGTGAAATAG ATTGCACTCCAGTTGAGTATACCGCCTCCGCTTTCTTCGATTCGTTCACAGCTGGTACTGATGACGGATCAACTGTTCGTAGG aCTGGAACTAATTTAGTAAAAAGACCAGATGGGAAAGTCACATGCCAAGAGAACTCCCACACCGATCCATCAGGAACTCTTCGAATGATGGGGAAAACTTGTGGATCGTCGAGAAAACGACGGGAAACAGGAGAAAGAGTGAAA agaTCCAATCCAATTCTGAGTGACAAACACAGAGACGTACTTTTCCTTGTTGACGAGAGCGGAAGCGTAAACGAGAACAATTTTAAAAGAGAAATGAAGATGGCCAAAGCCTTAACTGAAA AACTCTGCGGAAGCATCGCTGTTGGCAAACACACAACAAGAGTCGGCGTTATGACATTTGATAAAGAGAATCATGTTCACCTCGGCTTCGATGAACTTTTTGAGCGACACCAAGTTTTGAATCATATGAAGGATATTAC ttacaaTTCGAAAACAGCCGGACGGACATGCTTAACAGACGCTCTGGATTATTCTTTAAAAAGCGTGATCGTTCCTGGACGTGGGGCAAGGAATAAGGTTCCAGGAACGGAGAGGGTCGTCGTACTTATTACTGATGG GTGCGCAAATTGCAGAAACCAAAACTCGCTCCCGAATGCTTTGAATAAGATGAGAATTAAATTTGAGAAGGAAAAGATCCCGTTTATCACGTTTTTCATCGGAAGCAACACGAACTGTGTCAGAATCATGGCG GGACTCGCTGATGGCTCCCGTTGCTACCAAGTTTTCAGAGCGACGACCTGGCAAGAATTTGACGCTATGATTGAACACATTGAGAAAAGAGATTGCATGGACGGTTGGGAGATCGGGCCTAGCTGCCCAGCTTAG